The stretch of DNA CGATGCAGAGGACGTGTGCATCTTCTTGCCCCTGCATGGGCTGGTCGACAGGTTGGTCAAAGAAGGCGATCCCTACGTGCCGCAGGTCATGCGCGTGATTGATGAGCTAAAACAGAGCTACGGTGCCCACCGGGTATCTTATGGCTACCAAAACCACGACGAGATTCCTTTCATCCGATGGACACAGCCAACCACCGACAAAGCGTTAGCCGCGGTGGCAGCCAGTGACTGCCGTGGTGTCCTCATCAACGGGGGAGTGTCATTCACCGTCGACAGTTTAGAGACCCTTTACGATCACCGCGTTGACGAACCTGCCCGCTTGGCGGAAGAGGCGCGTCGCCTTGGTAGGGTGTCACCAAGAATTGTGGTGCAACCAATGTTCAACGCGGCCAGTGATTTTGTGGCTCTTATGGCCACGATCGTCCGAGAAGCTCTGGTTGGTCAGGGTGATCTGGAGAGTCTCTGAGCTTCCGATGGTCATATCGCCGTGCGTTATGTGGCCGTAACACGCTGAGATTGTTGTGAGCGCCGCTTAATTTTTAAACTTTGCTGCAATGCCTTCCGATAGCTCCCCAAGGATTCGCCTCGGGAGGAAGCTGTGCATACGTTCAAATTACTCGGTCAGAGAAAATTCGCTCCCCTGTTCTGGGTCCAATTCTGCGGTGCCTTCAACGACAATCTGTTTAAAAACGCCCTGGTGCTTTTCATCGCGTTGCGTGCGACGTCCGAGGCCGAGTCGGGATTTTTCATAAACATGGCTTCAGGCCTGTTTATCTTGCCTTTTATCCTTTTTGCAGCCATCGCCGGGCAGCTAGCCGATAAATTCGAGAAGTCGATGCTGATCCGGTACACCAAGGTGTTTGAGATTGGCATCATGGCGATGGGGGCGATAGCCCTCTATTTGCACAAGTTTGAGCTTTTGCTCGGGGTGCTCTTTCTCCTCGGAACCCACTCGTCCATTTTTGGACCGTTGAAATACAGTATCCTGCCGCAGCATCTTGCAGAGGACGAGCTGATAGCAGGAAACGGACTGGTCGAAATGGGGACTTTTCTCGCCATTCTGCTCGGTACTATCAGTGCTGGACTGCTGCTGGAACACGGGCATCAGTACGTGGCAACGGCAATTCTGGCCGTGAGTGTCTGCGGGTGGTGGTTTAGCCGTTACATTCCCGAGGCCCCGGCGTCAGATCCTCAGCTCAAACTAACTAAGAACCCGCTACCTGAGACCAAGAATCTCATGTCCCTGGCGATGGCGCAGAAGACCGTATTTCTATCGATACTTGGGATCTCTTGGTTTTGGTTTTTTGGTGCCACTATCTTGGCCCAGTTGCCAAGCTTTACTAAGTTCGTGCTGTTCGGCAACGAACAGATTGTTACCCTACTATTAGCCACTTTTTCCATTAGCATCGGAGTTGGCTCGATGCTTTGCGAACGCCTGTCACGCGGGGACGTTGAAATTGGTATGGTCCCGTTTGGCGCCGCAGGCATGACTTGGTTCTGCCTTGATCTGTTCCTGATGACCTATCCACCAGCCGGCGATTTAGTCGGTCTGAGTGCGTTTCTTGAGACACGCGGTGACTTTTCGCCGATCAGGCTCCTCATGGATGTGGGCGGTATCGGCCTTTTTGGCAGTTTTTTCATCGTGCCCCTATATGCTCTGATTCAACAACGTAGTGATGAGCGTTATCGGTCACGTATAGTCGCAGCCAATAACCTCATGAATTCGCTGTTTATGGTGGCCTCGGCATTGATGACCATGGTGCTTTATAATTTAGGAGCATCAACGCCCGAGATCTTCCTCACCATTGCTGTCCTTAATTTGGCTGTATGCACCTATATTTTTGCGCTAGTACCTGAATTCGCCCTGCGATTTGGGTTTTGGCTGCTTGCCAGCACGATTTATCACCTGCGCTATGATGGGCGTGAGCATTTACCGCGTCGGGGAGCAGCATTGCTCGTCTGCAATCATGTCAGTTTTATAGACTGGCTTGTTATTACTGCTGCTTGTAATCGACCGGTACGGTTTGTTATGGACCACAGGATTTTTGCTGCACAGGGCGTCAATTTCATATTCAAATTATGTAAAGCGATACCCATTGCTCCAGCCAAAGAGTCAGCTGAAGTAAAGGAGAAAGCGTTTCTGGCCATATCGGATGCTCTTCGCGACGATCAGGTAGTTTGCATATTCCCTGAAGGCATGATTACCCATGATGGCAAGCTGAACGCCTTTAAGCCTGGGGTGGAACGCATCTTGGCCGCTGATCCTGTACCAGTCATAGCTATGGCGATCGGAGGTCTTTGGGGGAGTTTTTTTAGCCGTAAAAATGGTCCCGCGATGAAGAAAATACCCAAGCCTACCCACCGCACAATATCAGTCTATGTGGCGCCACCGTTAATAGTTCCGCCAAAGGCTTCACAACTCGAGGTTATTGTCAGCGAGATGCTTGTAGCGCATGAGGCCCGTAAAAAGGCCGCGTGATTTCGCAGTCTGGATCAGTAGATTAAGCGTTTCATGGAAAGAGGTTTGAGCTGCGCGGATTTACGCAAAAAAATAAAGTGTTCTCGGGTACCAATACCGAGGTGATGCGAGCCATCCGCGACAGTGATGGAGTAGCGGTCATTCTCAAACGGATGATCACGAAATCTCCCACAGCTGCCGACCTTGCTCGGTTCCGGCGTGAATATCAGTTGATGAGAGATATAAATGATACCTGTGTGCCCCGAGCCCTAGACCTTTTATCGTTGGATGGTTACTGGACAATTGTAACGGAGGATATGGGCGGACGGTCCCTAGATGGCGCTTTGGCAGAGAATATTGAAATCGCGGACATCCTAAACCTTGCCATGATCATTGCTGCAGCCGTGGCTCGCGTGCATCAACATCACATCATCCACAAAGATTTGTGTCCAAGCAATATCGTCGTGAGCGACGATTTTCAGAAGGTTCAAATCATAGATTTTGGTATCTCGGCAAAACTGACGCAAGAAGAGGCATTTTCGACTGAGGTCAAACTCATCGAAGGTACCTTGGCATATGTAGCTCCCGAACAGACTGGGCGCATGAATCGGCCTGTCGATCATCGCAGTGACATTTATGCCCTGGGCGCGACTTTTTTTCGTTTGTTTTCCGGTAGATTACCTTTTCTCAACTTAGATCCCCTCGAACTTATTCACTCTCATGTTGCGAAAACGCCCCCAGATTTGACCGAGGTCAATCCGCATATTCCGCCCTTGATAAGCCGGATTGTGGCGAAAATGCTTAGTAAAGAACCTGACGAGCGCTATCAGACGATGGTTGGCTTACTGGAAGATCTCAAGGCCTGCGCTGCAGGGGCGGCACGTGATTTGCCACTGGGGCGCAAAGATCACCACAGCCATTTTGTGCTTCCCTCCAGGCTATATGGGCGCGATTCCGCGTTGCGGACTTTGGCGGAAGCCGTTGATCGCTCAACTCATGGTGGCGTTGAATTAGTGCTCGTTGCCGGTGCCTCTGGTATCGGCAAATCATCGCTTGTTAACGAGTTGCACCAGAAGATTGCTACTTCAGGCGGTTTTTATGCCAAAGGCAAGTTTGATCAGTATTTGCGCAACGCCCCTTATCTGGGATTTATTCAAGCGTTGAGTTCGCTCATTTCGCATTTCTTAGCTATGGAAGCTGACAAACTGAATTGGTGGCGTGATCGCATACAGACAGCCCTAGGGGCGCAGGCTAAAGTCATCGTTGATGTCATACCTGAACTTGGGACCTTATTAGGTGCTGTACCTGAGGTGCAAGACTTGCCTTCGATTGAGGCCTCAAATCGCCTCAGGGTGATGTTTGAAGCCTTTCTGAGGGCTTTGACGGTCCCGAATCAGCCATTAGTGCTATTTCTCGATGACCTTCAGTGGGCAGACGGGGGGTCTCTCAAACTTCTTGAGATTTTGAGTACTCAAGCGGAGCAGCAATCATTAACCGTGATCCTCGCCTTTCGTGATCGGGAGGTCGATGATCATCATCCGGCGCAGATAACGTTGAATTTATTGGCAGACAGGGGTGTTTCCTTTACTAAGGTGGAGCTAAATCCACTTGAGTTGTGTGACGTCGAGCAACTTATCAACGACACTTTGCATATGGATGCCACCGATGCTAGGCCTTTAGCCTCTTTGCTTGTTAGCCGCACTGCAGGTAATCCCTATTTCGTTACGCAAATGTTGAAATCCCTATATGACAACGGGATTATAAAATTCAATCATGAATTGAGCCGTTTTGTTTACGACAACGCCAATTCCCAAAGAGTCCCTCTTGCAGCGAATGTTTTAGAGCTAGTTACATTGCAATTACGCACTCTCCCAGAATCCTGTGCGCGGGCTTTGGCTCATGCCGCGCTACTTGGTGCTGAGTTTTCTATCGCAGCCTTATGTCAGGTCCTCCAGGTTAGAGGCGATGATTTGGGTAGGACTCTGGGTGTCGCCATCGAGCGTGGGGTGATTATACCGCTGGATTCCAACTACCGCTTACTTAACACGGCAGACAGCACGATAGAGGCGCGTTTTCGGTTTGCCCACGATCGCTTGCAGCAGGCTGCGGTCCAGATCTTAACTGATGACGCGATCAAGGAGGCGCACCTAGCGATTGGTCGCTATTACAGAGGTATCGGCGAAACCAGGGCTCTGCTGGACGCTGCCAATCATTTATATGCAGCCCTTTCTGTGATCCCAGCTAACGAACGGAAGGACTTGCCGGATTTATGTCTCCGCGCCGGAAACGAGGCCGTCCGCACAGCAGCCTACGAAGATGCCTTTAACTACTATGAAATGGGGCTAAGGGCTCTTGGTGAAAATGGCTGGGTAGATCATCCAGAAATATCACTTAAATTCCATTTGCGTTTAGTAGAAATTGGCTACAATGCCGGTCAGTCGACTAACTTGGAGTCGTATTTTGCCAAAATCAGGTCATTAACATCAGTCAGCGCAGTTGATGTAGCGCCGGCTTACATAGCTATGGCAAGTGCGCTGCGACAAATGGGGCGATACGTTGAGGCTATTGACGTGAGTTGTGCTGGCTTGGCCATACTCGGTGCACCCTTGCCGCGTTATCCGGGTTTTATCCGAGTGGCATGCCAGCTCATTAAATTAAAATTACAATTTAATCGAAGAATAACCGGTCAAATACATAAACTGAAAGAGTTGACGGATGTGCGCCACTTGGCGATATCTGATTTATACGCCGAGATTGCCGGAGCGGCATTTTTTGTTGATAAAAACATGTTGGCCCTATCTCTAGTTAAGAGGACGGAACACGCCGTAGTACACGGTATGAGTGAAAGTGGTGCCAACGGTATTGCTGCCTATGCAGCAGTTATGGCAGGGACCTTTAAACAATACAGCGCAGCGCACAATTTGACCCATTTGTTGGTCAAGACTTCCCGAGATCGAGGCTATGGTCTGGGTTATCTGCGTACGGCCATCATCGCCTACGGACTTGTAAATGCGTGGCAGGACGCTAAGCGAGAGGAAATGGATGCATTGGATGGTTTGGCGCATTCTTCTTTGGCCAATGGGGACCTGGAGTGGGGCTGTAATGCTTTGTTTTTGTCCATAGTCAATAAGATCTATTGTTGGGATGATTTGCGTCATCTAGGTCAAACTGCTAACGCTTATTATGAGTTAGTGCGTCGCTATCAGCAACGCCAGATGCAATTCAATCTAGGAGTTGCCTGCCAACTAATCGGACAACTGACAGCGAAGCCGGTTGCTTTTGTTCCACTCCTCAACGATCGTGCAGAGGTCGAAAAAATTCTGGAGGGACAAACGGCGGCGGCCCGTTTCAATTACTACAGTTTGTATATCATTTATAATTTCCTTAACGATCGCTATGCCCAAGCGGTCCGGCAAGACGAAATAGCGCGTCCCTATATATGGTCTGTAGAAAATACGGGCATGCCCTTTGTTCAGGCTCGCATGTTTGCGGCCCTTGCTATTTTAGCTAATCAAGATCCCGATACTTTTGATCGTAGCGTCCTCCGTCAATTACGCCCCGGGCTTGGTTTTTATAAACGACTAGGTCGTATCAATCCTCGTAGCTTTGGTTGGATCTTTCCCCTCTTGGTGGCTGAAGTGGCCAGACTTGAAGGTCGAGTAGCTGCGGCGCTTCATGCCTATCAGAAAAGTCGACGGCTCGCGGCCGAATCTGGTTTTTTTCCAGCGCAGGCTTTAACCTATGAGCGTTCTGGACGCTTTAGTATGCGCCAAGGTGATCCATCAGCGACACAACTTATACGCGAGGCGCATCACTTTTACGCAGCGTGGGGCGCGACGGCTAAGGTGCGGCTGCTCGAATCCCAATTCCCAGATATCCATTGGGACATGTCTTTCAGTCAACTGGCGGCACCCAACCTCAATGCTGTCACCACGTCGTTGAACCGGGTCGATCATCTTGACCTCGAGAGTATAGTTAGAGCTTGTCAGGCCATCTCCGGAGTACTCGATATGGAGGAGCTGATAAATATCCTGGCTAAGATTACGCTTGATACTGCCGGAGCTACCCGTGGACATATTTTTCTCAAAGATGGGGCAGAACTCAGATCGCATATTGAGGCTAGGTACCGATCGGTATTCAGCGCCGACCGGCAGATAAAAAATGCCCGGGATTTGTCAGAGAATGTCGCCCTATCCCTTATAAATTACGTATCTCGTACGCAAGAGATTGTG from Deltaproteobacteria bacterium encodes:
- a CDS encoding ferrochelatase; translation: DAEDVCIFLPLHGLVDRLVKEGDPYVPQVMRVIDELKQSYGAHRVSYGYQNHDEIPFIRWTQPTTDKALAAVAASDCRGVLINGGVSFTVDSLETLYDHRVDEPARLAEEARRLGRVSPRIVVQPMFNAASDFVALMATIVREALVGQGDLESL
- a CDS encoding MFS transporter translates to MHTFKLLGQRKFAPLFWVQFCGAFNDNLFKNALVLFIALRATSEAESGFFINMASGLFILPFILFAAIAGQLADKFEKSMLIRYTKVFEIGIMAMGAIALYLHKFELLLGVLFLLGTHSSIFGPLKYSILPQHLAEDELIAGNGLVEMGTFLAILLGTISAGLLLEHGHQYVATAILAVSVCGWWFSRYIPEAPASDPQLKLTKNPLPETKNLMSLAMAQKTVFLSILGISWFWFFGATILAQLPSFTKFVLFGNEQIVTLLLATFSISIGVGSMLCERLSRGDVEIGMVPFGAAGMTWFCLDLFLMTYPPAGDLVGLSAFLETRGDFSPIRLLMDVGGIGLFGSFFIVPLYALIQQRSDERYRSRIVAANNLMNSLFMVASALMTMVLYNLGASTPEIFLTIAVLNLAVCTYIFALVPEFALRFGFWLLASTIYHLRYDGREHLPRRGAALLVCNHVSFIDWLVITAACNRPVRFVMDHRIFAAQGVNFIFKLCKAIPIAPAKESAEVKEKAFLAISDALRDDQVVCIFPEGMITHDGKLNAFKPGVERILAADPVPVIAMAIGGLWGSFFSRKNGPAMKKIPKPTHRTISVYVAPPLIVPPKASQLEVIVSEMLVAHEARKKAA
- a CDS encoding GAF domain-containing protein → MMRAIRDSDGVAVILKRMITKSPTAADLARFRREYQLMRDINDTCVPRALDLLSLDGYWTIVTEDMGGRSLDGALAENIEIADILNLAMIIAAAVARVHQHHIIHKDLCPSNIVVSDDFQKVQIIDFGISAKLTQEEAFSTEVKLIEGTLAYVAPEQTGRMNRPVDHRSDIYALGATFFRLFSGRLPFLNLDPLELIHSHVAKTPPDLTEVNPHIPPLISRIVAKMLSKEPDERYQTMVGLLEDLKACAAGAARDLPLGRKDHHSHFVLPSRLYGRDSALRTLAEAVDRSTHGGVELVLVAGASGIGKSSLVNELHQKIATSGGFYAKGKFDQYLRNAPYLGFIQALSSLISHFLAMEADKLNWWRDRIQTALGAQAKVIVDVIPELGTLLGAVPEVQDLPSIEASNRLRVMFEAFLRALTVPNQPLVLFLDDLQWADGGSLKLLEILSTQAEQQSLTVILAFRDREVDDHHPAQITLNLLADRGVSFTKVELNPLELCDVEQLINDTLHMDATDARPLASLLVSRTAGNPYFVTQMLKSLYDNGIIKFNHELSRFVYDNANSQRVPLAANVLELVTLQLRTLPESCARALAHAALLGAEFSIAALCQVLQVRGDDLGRTLGVAIERGVIIPLDSNYRLLNTADSTIEARFRFAHDRLQQAAVQILTDDAIKEAHLAIGRYYRGIGETRALLDAANHLYAALSVIPANERKDLPDLCLRAGNEAVRTAAYEDAFNYYEMGLRALGENGWVDHPEISLKFHLRLVEIGYNAGQSTNLESYFAKIRSLTSVSAVDVAPAYIAMASALRQMGRYVEAIDVSCAGLAILGAPLPRYPGFIRVACQLIKLKLQFNRRITGQIHKLKELTDVRHLAISDLYAEIAGAAFFVDKNMLALSLVKRTEHAVVHGMSESGANGIAAYAAVMAGTFKQYSAAHNLTHLLVKTSRDRGYGLGYLRTAIIAYGLVNAWQDAKREEMDALDGLAHSSLANGDLEWGCNALFLSIVNKIYCWDDLRHLGQTANAYYELVRRYQQRQMQFNLGVACQLIGQLTAKPVAFVPLLNDRAEVEKILEGQTAAARFNYYSLYIIYNFLNDRYAQAVRQDEIARPYIWSVENTGMPFVQARMFAALAILANQDPDTFDRSVLRQLRPGLGFYKRLGRINPRSFGWIFPLLVAEVARLEGRVAAALHAYQKSRRLAAESGFFPAQALTYERSGRFSMRQGDPSATQLIREAHHFYAAWGATAKVRLLESQFPDIHWDMSFSQLAAPNLNAVTTSLNRVDHLDLESIVRACQAISGVLDMEELINILAKITLDTAGATRGHIFLKDGAELRSHIEARYRSVFSADRQIKNARDLSENVALSLINYVSRTQEIVAITDCSESHQFRQDIYFASARVRSLACIPIQGQGELLGILYLENDLAARAFTPERLKTLGLLAAQGAISLRNIRHATDMRERVRLEGQMRAAQAVQTALLPSPATIPGISISTAYIAAEETGGDWYGYQYDADHQRLFLQIGDVTGHGIPSALVTGAVSGAVSSVHALLAHFPGLSDERCIELLIRATDRAVANSGLKTDLWMTMGFVVINMKDGVGIYHNAGHLPLYLKTDGVVKRLYSVGSPLGIVGEISMVRFDFKPGDILLMITDGLIENGATSGSRQRFSDLKKIVAAAKDDGELRTLVLAAYDEIMGSDKADDDCTLLALKRVA